One segment of Toxoplasma gondii ME49 chromosome VI, whole genome shotgun sequence DNA contains the following:
- a CDS encoding glucose inhibited division protein A subfamily protein (encoded by transcript TGME49_242010): protein MMNALQTPSSGVRTPGLRGGEATGAGGRRTTAELLRVFAVVLFSLSILLLPPGDPSIFSRVSASPTRRTKPCSPRISLHIARESLPPPRSSPPPLKAASLWLPRWASVSAPPLRSPASGGERETERSTPSLQGASKEEEKRKQKKASEMRKLWSVHAPHGDPRLRPPVNSSARRRSRFADRRGGLRPRELWGDDKRSERHRRAWAIPDRSGPFSFLFSPSFASLPSSFPSRFSCCSSHLSSSFLSSSFPASLPPSARNWPPSPCFASTLFSPPLSPCIPHLSSASSSSSLPPSSSLSSASSSASSSASSSASSSLSLSSFLSSPCSPPQFDVCVVGAGHAGLEAALASARVGASTLLVTQSVRTLGELSCNPSIGGIGKGTLVSEVDALGGGIGRWADQAAIHWRVLNASRGPATWGVRAQIDRELYKGVVTREVQERVDRGDFALLEGRATRLLVEEEAPDSREGERADVHAEYAARVSLPVAVGETHSREGAKADGQGDEEAEKERGGSPRRQRLLFSQREGSGGVRRLCGEGTSRKRRRVVGLCVRCVKRSDGDRGLGEEVEIFAKTIVVTAGTFLKGKCSTGTTVAVDAGRLGSAFPSSFCSPIPSSSVSAVSTGSSVFERKERSIRGGKRPCSQLAETEALSSEQSASELAASLRDLGLPMGRFKTGTPARLYRHSIDFSRLQEQPSECPSPFSFLHSPSRLRELRPVTVSCFLTYTNRETHEIVRRHLEELPRHSGGEGRRGLGPRYCPSIATKVLRFPDRPRHAVWLEPEGLDSALIYPNGLSGAFSPPTQLSLLRSIRGLENVEMAAPAYDVEYDFVVPASLSISLETKTVAGLFVAGQVLGTTGYEEAAAMGLLAGWNAALRALRDGTSALWKARAAALSRQEAGESPATSTALIADPESAEKEETTHDAIRCENASLTRTEAVGGDDERDAAAARNCVSGDADTANDAQAEKQQEGREEEQDSSSLNRGEDRGEEGRETEASPRRVSTSLPPAISLSREKFLLGVCAHDLTQIGVQEPYRMFASRSECRLSTRPDNADLRCIDTALRGGIVRDVERMEKTRRRRAKVESLLDLLRSYHLPASQWRARARLAVTAGQAMFSSNSSCCASPSSPASVSPPSSLSSSTPSGVPSFSRSRFPSVAPWALVERCLLHLLAKLGASERSWKAAEIVAALPSSFFPASTDPLVLAHSPSSPSNPSSPSSPSASATPPGSFSVAAVPSFSSASQEGEEKQEAQVESERESSSTREASERRETEEKRNDGGREGERERHTADADSGAFLSLPGVEELKMCVPLLRCPLQLVLLLCLLQETYRNPSSSSSSTRSSSSPSSPSSPSSFLAFSSHSSTGECVPAQDDSEERFRREATDEEVREKSRRPWTAERQAKMDKSAQLKCTLKTLLLHWEELENAAVTVAAECRYSAYFEGQEREAEIVRGKVDTRLPPTIQYTRSSFPSFSTEELEQLEAHRPQSLREAARVPGLHPASLLSLYRFVSLSKKKTK, encoded by the exons ATGATGAACGCGCTCCAGACTCCGAgttcaggtgtacgtacacctggcCTTCGTGGAGGGGAGGCGACGGGGGCTGGCGGCAGGCGGACTACAGCAGAGTTGCTTCGAGTGTTCGCTGtcgtcctcttttctctttccattctccttcttcctccaggGGACCCAAGCATTTTCTCGAgagtgtctgcgtctccaacTCGGCGGACCAAGCCATGTTCCCCGCGGATTTCCCTTCACATAGCGAGGGAGAGTCTACCGCCTCCGCGTTCGTCTCCACCTCCTCTGAAggcggcttctctctggctTCCCCGCTGGGCCTCGGTGAGCGCGCCGCCTCTTCGGTCACCTGCATCGggaggcgaacgagagactGAGAGGTCCACGCCGAGTCTCCAAGGAGCgtcgaaggaagaggaaaagcggaagcagaaaaaggcCTCAGAGATGCGAAAGCTGTGGAGTGTACATGCGCCTCACGGGGACCCCAGGCTCCGCCCTCCCGTCAACAGCAGTGCGCGCCGCCGGTCCCGATTTGCAGATAGAAGAGGAGGACTACGACCGAGAGAACTGTGGGGCGACGACAAAAGGTCTGAAAGACATAGGAGGGCATGGGCCATTCCAGACAGATCCGgacctttctcctttctcttttccccgtCGTTCGCATCTCTGCCATCTTCGTTCCCTTCCCGGTTTtcctgctgctcttctcatctctcctcttctttcctctcctcttctttccctgcttctctACCGCCGTCCGCAAGAAACtggccgccttctccctgcTTTGCATCCACGCTGTTCTCTCCGCCGTTGTCGCCCTGCATCCCTcatctctcctctgcttcctcttcttcttctcttcctccttcttcctctctctcttccgcttcttcttctgcttcttcttctgcttcttcttctgcttcttcttctctttctctttcttccttcctttcctcacCCTGTTCGCCGCCTCAGTTCGACGTCTGCGTTGTGGGCGCGGGTCACGCAGGCCTTGAGGCCGCGCTCGCGTCTGCTCGCGTCGGCGCCTCGACGCTGCTGGTCACACAGAGTGTCCGTACACTCGGGGAGTTGTCTTGCAATCCGTCGATCGGCGGGATCGGAAAAGGCACCCTCGTGAGCGAGGTGGACGCTCTGGGTGGCGGCATCGGCCGCTGGGCGGACCAAGCGGCGATTCACTGGCGCGTTTTGAACGCGAGCCGAGGTCCTGCAACTTGGGGTGTACGCGCACAGATCGACCGGGAACTCTACAAAGGAGTGGTGACGCGCGAAGTCCAGGAACGAGTTGACCGAGGCGACTTTGCGCTCCTCGAAGGCCGCGCTACGCGGCTCTtggtcgaggaagaggcccCGGActcgcgagaaggcgagcgaGCGGACGTGCATGCGGAGTACGCGGctcgcgtgtctcttccAGTGGCCGTCGGAGAAACGCACTCGCGAGAGGGAGCGAAGGCGGACGGgcaaggagacgaagaagccgaaaaggagagaggaggttCGCCACGGAGGCAGCGTCTGCTTTtttcacagagagagggtAGTGGAGGAGTGAGACGTTTGTGCGGAGAAGGAACGtcaagaaaacgaagaagagtggTTGGCCTGTGTGTGCGATGTGTGAAGcgcagcgacggagacaggggtCTCGGtgaagaagtcgaaatcTTCGCAAAGACCATCGTTGTCACAGCAGGAACATTCCTAAAAGGAAAATGCTCCACAGGAACCACCGTTGCTGTCGACGCCGGACGTCTCGGCTCTGCTTTTCCATCTTCGTTTTGTTCGCCTATTCCTTCTTCCAGTGTGTCTGCCGTATCAACGGGGAGCTCTGTGttcgaaagaaaagagagaagcatcCGCGGCGGCAAGCGCCCATGCAGTCAGCTCGCGGAAACCGAGGCGCTTTCGTCAGAGCAGTCAGCTTCGGAGTTGGCGGCGAGTCTCCGCGATCTGGGCTTGCCCATGGGGCGCTTCAAAACGGGGACGCCTGCTCgactgtacagacactcgaTCGActtttcgcgtctccagGAACAGCCCTCAGAGTGCCCCTCacccttctcttttctgcactCGCCGTCGCGGCTGCGTGAACTGCGTCCCGTCACAGTTTCGTGTTTCCTCACGTACACGAATCGCGAGACTCACGAGATCGTTCGGCGCCACCTGGAGGAGCTGCCGAGACActctggaggcgaaggccgAAGAGGCTTAGGTCCCCGGTATTGCCCGTCGATAGCTACGAAG GTGCTGCGCTTCCCCGACCGGCCTCGCCATGCGGTGTGGCTCGAGCCAGAGGGTCTGGACAGCGCGTTGATTTATCCGAACGGCTTGTCgggcgccttctctccgcccactcagctctctctcctgcgctCGATCCGCGGCTTGGAAAACGTGGAGATGGCGGCGCCTGCGTACGACGTCGAGTACGACTTTGTGGTGCCCGCCTCGCTCTCGATCTCGCTCGAAACGAAGACTGTCGCAGGCTTGTTCGTCGCGGGACAAGTTCTAGGGACAACTGGCTACGAGGAGGCTGCGGCCATGGGGCTCCTGGCTGGGTGGAACGCTGCTCTGCGAGCGCTCAGAGACGGCACCAGTGCGTTGTGGAAGGCGAGGGCGGCGGCCTTGAGTAGGCAGGAAGCCGGCGAGTCTCCAGCAACCTCGACGGCGCTGATCGCCGACCCAGAGAGCgcggaaaaagaggaaaccaCGCACGACGCGATACGATGCGAGAACGCTTCGCTGACGCGAACTGAGGCAGTGGGCGGCGACGACGAACGCGacgcggcggcggcgagaAACTGTGTtagtggagacgcagacacggCGAACGACGCGCAAGCTGAGAAGcaacaggaaggaagagaggaagaacaggattcttcttctctgaacCGTGGAGAGGAccgtggagaggaagggagagagacagaagcgtcTCCCAGACGGGTCTCCACCTCCCTACCACCCGCCATCTCTCTGAGTCGCGAGAAATTCCTCTTGGGCGTCTGCGCTCACGACCTCACACAGATCGGCGTCCAGGAGCCTTACCGCATGTTCGCCAGTCGTTCAGAGTGTCGCCTGTCAACTCGACCTGACAACGCGGACTTGAGGTGTATAGACACCGCGCTGCGGGGCGGGATCGTGCGGGACGTGGAGCGGATGGAGAAGACTCGCCGCCGGAGAGCGAAGGTTGAGAGTCTTCTCGACCTCCTGAG GTCGTATCATCTTCCTGCATCTCAGTGGAGAGCGCGAGCGCGACTGGCGGTGACCGCGGGGCAGGCGATGTTCTCGTCAAATAGCTCTTGTTGcgcatctccttcttctcctgcttctgtttcgcctccatcttctttgtcgtcttCGACTCCGTCTGGAgtcccttctttttctcgctcaCGTTTTCCCTCTGTCGCCCCCTGGGCTCTCGTCGAAAGGtgtcttctgcatctgctgGCGAAGCTCGGCGCCTCTGAGAGGTCGTGGAAAGCAGCTGAAATTGTGGcggctcttccttcttctttcttccctgcgTCGACAGATCCCCTTGTTCTCGCTcattctccttcctctccttccaatccttcctctccttcctctccgtctgcttctgctaCGCCTCCTggttctttttctgtggcggcggttccttccttctcttcagcatctcaagaaggcgaggagaaacaggaggcgCAGGTGGAAAGCGAACGAGAAAGTAGCAgcacgagagaagcgagtgaaaggagagaaacagaagaaaagagaaacgacggaggacgagaaggagaaagagaacgccACACGGCAGATGCCGACAGTGGAgcatttctctcgcttccggGCGTCGAAGAACTCAAAATGTGTGTTCCTCTGCTCCGGTGTCCTCTTCagcttgttctccttctctgtcttctccaaGAAACGTACAGAAACCCGTCtagttcttcttcgtctactcgctcgtcttcctctccttcctctccttcctctccttcgtcttttctcgctttttcgtcgCATTCGTCGACCGGAGAATGTGTGCCGGCGCAGGACGACAGTGAAGAACGTTTCAGAAGGGAAGCGACGGACGAAGAggttcgagagaaaagcagacgcCCCTGGACCGCTGAGAGGCAGGCAAAAATGGACAAAAGTGCACAGTTGAAGTGTACACTGAAGACGCTTTTGCTTCACTGGGAAGAACTCGAAAACGCTGCCGTTACAGTCGCCGCCGAGTGTCGATACAGCGCGTACTTTGAAGGCCAAGAACGAGAGGCGGAAATCGTCAGAGGAAAAGTCGACACGAGACTTCCGCCCACCATCCAGTACACAAG ATCCagctttccttcgttttcgacAGAGGAGTTGGAGCAGCTGGAGGCTCATCGCCCTCAGAGCctgagagaggcggcgcgcgTCCCGGGCCTGCatcctgcctctctgctttcacTTTACcgctttgtgtctctctcgaaaaagaagacaaagtgA